From the genome of Halichoerus grypus chromosome X, mHalGry1.hap1.1, whole genome shotgun sequence:
TAAAGGCCACCCCCCCCCAAGTCTCCGTGGGCCTGGGGCGCGGCAGGATGGCGGCAGGCGTGGCCACGTGGCTGCCTTTCGCGCGGGCGGCCGCGGTGGGCTGGCTGCCCCTGGCCCAGCAACCTCTGCCCCCCGCGCCGGGGGTGAAGGCGTCCCGAGGGGACGAGGTTCTGGTGGTTAACGTGAGCGGCCGGCGCTTCGAGACCTGGAAGAACACGCTGGACCGTTACCCAGACACCCTGCTAGGCAGCTCCGAGAAGGAATTCTTCTATGACGCGGACTCCGGCGAGTACTTCTTCGATCGCGACCCAGACATGTTCCGGCACGTGCTGAACTTCTACCGCACGGGCCGCCTGCACTGCCCGCGGCAGGAGTGCATCCAGGCCTTCGACGAAGAGCTGGCTTTCTACGGCCTGGTGCCCGAGCTCGTGGGCGACTGCTGCCTCGAAGAGTACCGGGACCGCAAGAAGGAGAACGCCGAGCGCCTGGCGGAGGACGAGGAGGCCGAGCAGGCCGGCGATGGCCCGGCCCTGCCGGCCGGCAGCTCCTTGCGGCAGCGGCTCTGGCGGGCCTTCGAGAACCCGCACACGAGCACCGCGGCCCTCGTTTTCTACTACGTAACGGGCTTTTTCATCGCCGTCTCGGTCATCGCCAACGTGGTGGAGACCATCCCGTGCCGCGGCCCCGCGCGGCGGCCCCCGAGGGAGCAGCCCTGCGGCGACCGCTTCCCCCTGGCCTTTTTCTGCATGGACACGGCCTGTGTGCTCATATTCACGGGCGAGTACCTCCTGCGGCTGTTCGCTGCCCCCAGCCGGTGCCGCTTCCTGCGGAGTGTAATGAGCCTTATCGACGTCGTGGCCATCCTGCCCTACTACATCGGGCTTTTCGTGCCCAAGAACGAGGATGTCTCGGGCGCCTTCGTCACCCTGCGTGTGTTCCGGGTGTTCCGCATCTTCAAGTTCTCCAGGCACTCACAGGGCTTGCGGATTCTGGGCTACACCCTCAAGAGCTGTGCCTCTGAGCTCggctttctcctcttttccctcacCATGGCCATCATCATCTTCGCCACTGTCATGTTTTATGCCGAGAAGGGCACAAACAAGACCAACTTTACTAGCATCCCTGCGGCCTTCTGGTATACCATTGTCACCATGACCACACTTGGGTGAGTGCAGACCCTGTGTTGGGAGCTGCCCGACCAGTTACACTCACCGTTTTCTGTAAGAGTAAGAAGGGTAGATAAACGATCTCTTTTTTCTCGATTTGCGCTTCTGTTTGCTCTTCTCTAAAAAAAACAGAGGGAGTTGGACCAATCTCCAAATCCCTCGCAGGTCTGACGATGCCTTCACTGTCCGGGTCAGGAGACTTGGGTTCCAAGGATTGTCTTAGGTGCACTCTTTCTGTTGACCTTgttctctctgggcctgtttcccccACTGTGTCAAATGAGAAATGGTGATCCCTTCATCATTTAGAGGGGATTCCGTGACGTCACGGTTGTGAAAGTTCTCTGAAAGTTTCTGGTGTAGGATACCTAGGTACTGGCTTTCCATCACCTCCTTTTCCCACCTTGAGGACCCATGTCTCCCAAACCTCCAGAATCATCTGCCGTATGGAGTACTACCTCTGTGGCTTTGTGATTCCTTGATGTTCTCCAGGTCAAGGTATTTTCGGCATTATGTTTTTAGTGTCAGTCCTTGAGAGGGAACAGTTGGGATAAAGGCATCAAATGGGATCACCAAACTCATGTTATTCTTAAAGACACTGTCTAGGGCAGATACTGCGCTCCTTCTCTAAATTTCCATCGCTGGGAATAGGTGTGCAGTTGCTGCTCAGGATCTGTCGAATGGGTGAATTGGGCTTGCTCGGGGCTTTCATAGAGGTACAGAAAAGTGGCTTTCAGGTTGCTAAGGAGTAGAAATTAATTCTGGTTGGAGGTTCAGAATTGGATCGACATACAAATACTGAGCCCTGAGAGTGGGTTGGAACTGGGTCTTTGGGTGCCTTTTACCCTAGCGAGTCCTCACAGCAACCCCGGGAGGGTGGACAGCTGCCTGCGTCTCATAGTTGAGGACACAGTCTGAGATGACACATCACAGACCAGAAATGGCCAAGTTGGAGAGACTTTTAAATGagtcaaaacaaagaaataaggaacagccatccttggggggagggggagtgggacatGGACTGAGCGAAGGCCTAGAGGCTGGGACTGCAGAGGCTGGgactgcagaggggaggggatctAATTGCTCCTGTGGTCAGAACAAAAAAGTATACTGTGCGATCTTGAGCAAGTCAGCTACGGAACCTCCCTGAGCTTtggtccccccaccccggccccgtGAAACAAGTTGGTAAGATCAGCACTGCTCCATCTCCTTGGGAGAAGAGGTGGcatgaagaagaggagggagtTACAAGGCTCCCCCCTATTTTTTCATAGGAGCACAGTTTCAAGGCTTCCTCTGGGGTAATAAGAAGGGGTCCTACCTAGAAAAGGTAAGACAGATGTAAGCAAAACTAACAGAGCACTGCTCCCGGGACTCAGAGCCCCTCAGCTGGCTTGGGGTGCTGGGACTCTCTCCCCAGGAGACTATATTTACTGCCTAtgacttcctccttctcccctctgttTGGTATTAATAGATTTCCAGCTGACTCAGATGCTCGGTGTGCAACTCAGATGGGGGGGCAGCACATGGTAGGGGCCGAGGGCCAATTTCTCATTTGACCCCCACTGGTGGCCAGAGAGGTCTTTCCCCACATTTTGcagagcaggaaactgaggctcagaaggttTCAGTGCCTGGCCAGGGTTGCAGAGCGTGTCGGGTTGGATGGGACGGAGTGGGAGACTGAGGGGTGGGTGCGCACTTTTCTTGACCTCGGCTCCCCCCCCGGCCCAGCTATGGAGACATGGTGCCCAGCACCATTGCTGGCAAGATTTTCGGATCCATCTGCTCCCTCAGCGGTGTCCTGGTCATTGCGCTGCCTGTGCCGGTCATCGTGTCCAACTTTAGCCGCATCTACCACCAGAACCAGCGTGCTGACAAGCGCCGAGCACAGCAGGTACCTGCCTCTTCCGTCTGAGTACCTCCTGCTGCCCACACCCCGAGCCAGTCTAGTCTTGTGTCGACCCACCTGACTCTttgtctcctcctttctctgtaGAAGGTGCGCTTGGCAAGGATCCGGTTGGCAAAGAGCGGTACTACCAATGCCTTCCTGCGGTACAAGCAGAACGGGGGccttgaggtggggaggggcctgccttggggttggggggagggcagcagtGACGGGAGGAAGAAGGTTCTGACCTCAGTGCTTTGCTCCGTGTCCCCCCCAACCCAGGACAGCGGCAGTGGGGAGGAACAGGCGCTGTGTGTCCGGAACCGGTCTGCTTTCGAGCAACAACATCACCACCTCCTGCACTGTCTAGAGAAGACAACGGTGAGGCCTAAGGAGAGGTGGCAGCGTGGCAGAAGGAGGGGCGTTCCTCTGCGGCCAggccagctccccccacccccccaggatgGGAGGCTCACTACTAATTGTGGAAATcccagagggcttcctggaagaggcccCAGTACAGCTGAGCCTTGAAGGGTGGGCAAGGGAAGGGAAGCGAGAGAGACTTCTGGAAAGGAAGGAGCGGCCTAAGCAAAGGCCCGGGGGTGGGGTCAGTTCCCGTGTGCTGCCTGGTGACCGTGCCTCTCTTCTGCCCCCAGTGCCATGAGTTCACGGATGAGCTGACTTTCAGCGAGGCTCTGGGCGCTGTCTCACTGGGGGGCCGCACCAGCCGCAGCACCTCTGTGTCCTCTCAGGCAGTGGGGCCCGGCGGCCTGCTGTCCGCCTGCTGCCCCCGCAGGGCCAAGCGCCGTGCCATTCGCCTCGCCAACTCCACGGCCTCGGTCAGTCGCGGCAGCATGCAGGAGCTGGACACACTGGCAGGGCTGCGCAGGAGCCCTGCCCCTCAGAGGTAAGCACCCCCACCTGCTGGCTACCCCCCGGGGGAGCTCAGAGCTTGGCCCCAGGGGCGGGGGTTCTGAGATGTCATGACTTCGCGCCCAGCAAGCCAATATTGAGCCCAAACTCCTCTATGCTGGGAGCTTGGGCTTCTCTTGTCTGGAGCTTGTTCTTCGTCGGttctttcagcaaacatttattgagcacctattatatgccaggcacactTTTAGGCACTTTGGAGTTCCCTGTAGGAGTTTAGGAGTTGAGTTCACTTCAGGCAGcgaagagaacagagagagatcCTTGACCTtctggaatttatattctagtgCAATGAGACagttaataaacaaacaaagacagATGATGAGGTGTGTTAAGtgccaagaagaaaaataaattgggggtgggggacagagagtATAGAACAGGGTATGACGCAGTTTAAATAGTGTGGTCAGGGGAGGCTTTGCTGAGGTGACATCTGaagaaggtgagggagggagcaaacagcctgtgcaaaggccctgaggcaggagtgggtCTGCATGTCAGAGACACAGCCAGGAAGCTCCTGTGAGCAGAGTGGAGTGAGTGAGGGGGAGAGTGGTAGGAAGccaaatcagaaaggaacagGGACCAGGTTGTGCAGCTCTCACAATGGATCGTTGTGAGGATTTTGGCATTGTAAGGAGTGACCGTAATGGAGAACATTTTTGCATGTGTTCTcattatgttccaggcactattcCGAACACTTGGTAGCACCTCTTATCTCATTGAATCTCCACAGTGACCCTATGAGGGAAGAAATATTGTTATTTCCCTGTGTGCTCATTATGCTAATCTAATCTCCGCAACGACCCTATGAGGTAGGAAATATTGTTATTCCCATGCTGgagatgaaagagagaagagaggttcAGAGTGGCCAAAGTGAGACCAGGATTTCAACCCAGGACCACCTGACCCCAGGGCCCTCACTGGGCACCGCCATAATGGAGGATGCAGGcgaagcatttagcacagtgccagggACCCAGCaggcgctcaataaatgtcaCGATTGCTGGGGCAAGTATTAAGAGGACCTTTTAAGAAGcttccatctccccacccttATCCACAGCCGCTCAAGCCTCAATGCCAAGCCCCATGACAGCCTCGACCTGAACTGCGACAGCCGGGACTTTGTGGCTGCCATCATCAGTATCCCTACCCCTCCTGCCAACACGCCGGACGAGAGCCAACCTTCCtcccctggtggtggtggtggggccaGCAGCACCCTCAGGAACTCCAGCCTGGGCACCCCTTGCCTCCTCCCGGAGACTGTCAAGATCTCTTCCCTGTGAGCGGTGGGTCCGCCCGTCCAGAGGGCCCTCTCGATTCTTGGGGACTCCTTTCCAAAGCCATATtttggggaggctgggaggggcaggcctggggaCCCCTTCTGCCCCCCACTGAGAACTATGCAATGGAGTTTGATGGAACGGCTCACCTGGTGGGGAAGCAGCCAGGGAAGGGGAAACTTTCCCCACCCCTGACAGTTTTTCCAGGGGGCGCTGAAGTGCTGGGCTTCctcaggccccctccccgccccctccacccccctcccccagcctccttgCCCCAGCACGCTGGGGCTGGCCTCTCTCCCCTAGCTGGCCTCCTGCATGCTCCTCCTGTTGGGCCCCCGGGGCCCCCACCTGACATCTGAGCTCTGGCCTGAGAAGGAGAGATGAgattccctcttctctctggctGGGCTGTGGAGGTTTGGGGGTTCAGAGATGAGAACCTTCGCCTCTGATCTGGCCTCTAAGAGATGTCCCCGCCCTCCACCGAGCCCCACAACTCCCCAGTTCTGAAGCTTGGAATGCAACCACAGGCTTCATGGGCCGTGGCCTCAGTAGTGACTTGCCAGCCCCCGGCCTTGGCTCAGGGGTCAGGCTGCCTCTCCCGATCCACACAGATAGCACAAACACCACTCCCCTTTCCTGGCTGCTGGAAACGGGTCCCTGCAACCCCGTCCTCCGCTGGGCCCCCAGCAAACTCTAGCAATAGCAGCTGCTGCCATGACAATTATGCAAAGCCTCTCTGCCCCAGTCTGCTGCAGCATTTACATCTGCCCTAATCAGAGGGGCCGCCTCTACCtactcctctcttctcctctggttTGCTTCCTTCCTGGGTTCGGCTGGGGTCTGGACTGGCTGAGATAAGAGCCTAGCAGCCAGCGAGAGCTGGGCTGTGTTTGGAGATCATAGCTGATTCCAAGTTCTTGGGCAGGAGTCCAGAAGCATCAGGGGCTGAGGCCTGGGTTGTTCCTGAACTCTGGGAGTTGTTGGGAGCAGGAGGAACTTCTtgatctcctcttcctccctccccccacaaagcCTTTTCACatattcctctctcttttccctcttggGTCACCTTCCAGAACTCTGTGTCTGCTCTCAGGCTGAAATCTGGCATCATCTCAGGTTCCCTGTCCCCAGCACTGTCCCCGTGGAGCTGGTGGCTGACAAAGATGTAGCTTCCATCAGTCAATAAAACCTGAGAGGAGAGATGAGGATGAGCACCTCCTGGCTCTGTGGGTTTGGAGGCTGGGTTGGGCTGGTGGTTGAAAGTACTCTGGTTTCAATTCCTTTCAACCAGGAGAAGGGCAGGTGTGGGTACAGGTATTGGGAGGTCAATGGTTGGTGACATGTTCTGGAAGATGGGGATCTAGGAGGAATTAAAGAGGGTGGTTTGAAGAGCTGAGACCCACAGCAGCACACGCTTGGTTAGAGGAGACTTAAACCCGGGCTTCCTGGCAGCAAATGACTCTGAACTGAACCCTAATTACAAGCAtctctcaggggcgcctggctggctcagtcagtagagcatgcggctcttgatctcgggatcgtgagttcaagccacacattgggcctagagctagctttttaaaaaagaaagaaggaaagaaagaactcaagatttaaaaagaagaagaaagaaagcatctCTCAAATTTGGCAAATTCCCCGTCCTTGTGGACATCCCCTGCATTCTCTCTGCTGGGCTACTGGGTACACTAGGCTAGTGTGTGACTGAGCCCTGTGGAGCACCGAGAAGACAGACCTTGGATTTGAGTTGACCTGGGTTCCAATCCCCAGGTGAGAGAGTCACTTAAACCTTCTCTTGCCTCAGGTTgctaatttgtaaaataataatcatttattcaccaaatatttattaaccgCGTATCATGTGCTAGCCCTAGGGATACAAAGATGGGCAAAGAAGACATTGTCTCTGATCTACAGAGGTGAGCACGGAGGGCAGACAATTAAGCAATTACAGTGTAGTGTTGTAGAACTAAAATCGATGGGATTGCAGAAGCATGCAGATGACAGGAGGACCTAACCTGGCCAACACCCAAAGAATGAGGCGGAGTTAGCCAGGCAAAAGGATAAAAATGTTTCAGGCAGATGGAACAGCATGTGCAATGACCTAGAGGTTAGGAGGCAAGCTCAGAGCCTTTGGGGAACTGAAATTAGTTCAGTTCAGCTGGGGAGGAGAGTGTGAGGCTGCGATGAGAGTAAGGATGTGGAGATAGGCCGGATCACAAAAACCCTTTGAAGCTATGATACAGattttggactttatcctaaggATAATGGGGACCTCTGAAGGCTTGTAAACGGGAAAGTCATCACGAGGTTTGCACTTCagaaggatcactctggctgtaGACAGTGGATTCTAGAGAAACAGTCCTGGCGGGAGGAAGGGTGGTGAGGAGGCTTTTGCAGTAGTCCAGTTGGCGGGTGATGCTGGCTTGGAAGTGTAGTGGTGGTAAGAGTTGGAGAATCAAGAGATTTGAGAGGTAGAATTGGCAGGACTTGGGATTGAAAGGCATGTGGGAGttgaggaagagggagcagaCGAGGTTGACTCCCAGGTTCTGGCTTGGGCAAAGCCTGAGTGGGGGGTGGCACTCACTGTCAAAAGGAACATCAAACCCATTAGcacacagtgccaggcacatagaaAGTACTTGGTGAAGATTAGCTACAACGATTACCCTAGATTCAATTTTAGACACGTAGTGCTGGAcaaataaatacctagtaggaaACATAGGTCAAGTGAGAGGATCATGAGAGGATTCAATATGATAACGTGCATAGGCATTTGGCATAGTGCCCTGAACACAATAGGCCCAGGAAACGTGAGTCCTCTCCCACTAAGTCTTCAGAGCAGAAAACACAACATGCCATTTGTAACTGACACCCTTCGGGGAAGAACTTCAACCAAGGTCAGCATCTGAAGGAAGAAGGTTAGATGGCACTCAGAAGAGCTTTCTGATCATCTTTCGGTCAACATGTATGGCTTGACTCCCAAGACTGACAGCAAGCCCTCACCTCTCGAAACAACTTCTTGGTTCATAAGCCCATCTGAACCTCATAACTACTCCCTGAGGTAGTCTGGGCAGGCATTATCATTCCCGTTTTGCATGGGTAACCTCAAATTTGAGACACAATGACTCGCTCGAGGTCATACAGTTGGTAACGGTCCATCAGGTTCTGGAACTGAGGTcttcctgactccaaagcctgggATCCTTTTCCTTGCACTGCCATTCAGactaatttattgagcacttactatgtgtcagacacagCACTAGGCCCTTTACAAGCATTAACCTCTGATCCTTAAATCATAATTATCATTGCCATGTTACAGAGAAGTGGAAATtgcagataggggcgcctggctggcttagtcctaagagcatgcgactcttgatctcgggggttgtgagttcaagctccactcTGGGTACAgcgattactaaaaaaataaataaaatttcttgaaaaattgcGGATGGGATGGATGTTAAATGACTTGCCAAAGATCACTCAGACAGGAGGGGCAGAGCTCCGATTAGCTTGTAGCTCTCCAACCGCTCAATACCAGGGATTTTACCAACCCCCTTGCTAAGCACTGGCTGGTGACAGCGCTGGTTCATAAACTTTTGCTCAACCCAGGTAAACTCagtggcagggggcggggggcgggggagggcggtGGAAAGGCTGTGCTGCGCTTGCGCACTAGCCACAGGGGCGGGGAGGTCAACGCGAGGGCGAGAGTGCTGCGGAGCCAAAGAAGGCGTGTGTGCTTCCCAAACACCCAAGGTCCCCACGGTGCACGTCTGTCCCAGGGTTGGCCGGCCCAACGTGAGTGACGGCTGCTCTTAACCAATCACCGCAGAACTCGGTCTGTTGCCAGGGTGAAGCGGCACCCGCCTCCCCGCCGGCCAAGGATTTGCAGGTGGGTGGGACCGGAACTGACGCTTCAGGGGAGTGCTATATTCTGGGAGTGTTGATATTTTCCAGTCAGTCCGGCTGACTGCGGCCAAGTTGGAACCCTGGCAGGGAGGCGCTTTCAAAATTGTCGTGCGCGGGGCCGGCCACGCTGTCCTGTCGTAGTACCCCCGCGTGCGAGTCACAACCTAGAGGAGAGAAGAGCGCGACGGGGCGGACGAGAAGAAAGGCAAGGAACTAGGGTGCCGACTTTGCCTGAAATCTGAGACGGAGGGCACGGGAGGGCGATCGCTCGCATCTGATTGGCCCGTGGGCGTCATCGAGCACCCACGCAGCTGCCCCGATTGGTTGGTGCCCGCGATTGTTGTGGCGGCGGCGAAGATTTTGCCCACGTACTTCCGAACGAGAGGCGGGGCCGTGCCCTGGCGCGCTTGCGCAGCGCCCCGGGGCCCCACCCGGTAGTTCAAGAACCTGCGAGGGGGCGGGGCGAAGAGGTGCTTGTTTTGGTTCTGTTTCCTTTGAAGCAGCAGGCCGGAACGACCGAGTGTAGCAATAAACTTGTTGGACTGGAGAGAAGGCTGCGACAAACCCGCCGCGGTGCCTTCATCTAGGACTTCACATCCGGGTTCTCCTGCCGCGTGACCCGCGCGCCACCGACGGTTCTCGAACCGGTGCATCAATCTCTTTATCCGGGTCCCGCCGATCCCGTCGTGCTTCGCGCACCACAGTAGCCCCCTCATCCGGGTTCTCTCCCGGCGTGCCCCGCGCCGGGTTTGCTGGGGGGTACTTGGCGGTGCCGCCATGACTATTCTCCCCAAAAAGAAGCCGCCGCCTCCCGACGCCGACCCCGCCAACGAACCGCCGCCGCCCGGGCCGCTGCCCCCGGCGCCGCGTCGCGGCGGGGGTGTGGGCGTGGGCGGCGGCGGCACGGGTGTGGGCGGTGGCGACCGCGACCGTGACTCGGGCGTCGTGGGGGCCCGCCGGGCCTCGCCACCGCCTCAGGGCCCGCTACCGGGGCCACCGGGAGCGCTTCACCGCTGGGCGCTGGCCGTGCCGCCTGGCGCCGTGGCGGGTCCGCGGCCACAGCAGGCTTCACCTCCTCCTTGCGGGGGCCCTGTTGGTCCCGGCGGCGGTCCCGGCGACGCGCTGGGTGCAGCGGCGGCGGGTGTGGGCGCGGCGGGCGTGGTGGTGGGCGTGGGCGGAGCCGTAGGCGTTGGCGGTTGCTGTTCAGGGCCGGGCCACAGCAAGCGCCGGCGTCAGGCCCCCGGGGTCGGAGCGGTTGGAGGGGGCAGTCCAGAGCGTGAGGAGGTCGGCGCGGGTTATAACAGTGAAGACGAGTATGAAGCGGCTGCAGCTCGCATCGAGGCTATGGACCCCGCAACCGTTGAGCAGGTATGGG
Proteins encoded in this window:
- the KCND1 gene encoding A-type voltage-gated potassium channel KCND1 → MAAGVATWLPFARAAAVGWLPLAQQPLPPAPGVKASRGDEVLVVNVSGRRFETWKNTLDRYPDTLLGSSEKEFFYDADSGEYFFDRDPDMFRHVLNFYRTGRLHCPRQECIQAFDEELAFYGLVPELVGDCCLEEYRDRKKENAERLAEDEEAEQAGDGPALPAGSSLRQRLWRAFENPHTSTAALVFYYVTGFFIAVSVIANVVETIPCRGPARRPPREQPCGDRFPLAFFCMDTACVLIFTGEYLLRLFAAPSRCRFLRSVMSLIDVVAILPYYIGLFVPKNEDVSGAFVTLRVFRVFRIFKFSRHSQGLRILGYTLKSCASELGFLLFSLTMAIIIFATVMFYAEKGTNKTNFTSIPAAFWYTIVTMTTLGYGDMVPSTIAGKIFGSICSLSGVLVIALPVPVIVSNFSRIYHQNQRADKRRAQQKVRLARIRLAKSGTTNAFLRYKQNGGLEDSGSGEEQALCVRNRSAFEQQHHHLLHCLEKTTCHEFTDELTFSEALGAVSLGGRTSRSTSVSSQAVGPGGLLSACCPRRAKRRAIRLANSTASVSRGSMQELDTLAGLRRSPAPQSRSSLNAKPHDSLDLNCDSRDFVAAIISIPTPPANTPDESQPSSPGGGGGASSTLRNSSLGTPCLLPETVKISSL